The sequence below is a genomic window from Phoenix dactylifera cultivar Barhee BC4 chromosome 8, palm_55x_up_171113_PBpolish2nd_filt_p, whole genome shotgun sequence.
TCTAATCCAAGAATACTAAATGGCTCAAATGGCTGACTCTGAAATATGGCATTAGTATACAGCACTGGTTGAAGGTGAAGGCATAGAAAATAACTTGGTCACACGATGtagatatatataaaaactaTACTGGCATAATGTCTCCAGTAAGGTGTTTCTAATATCAGAACTAAagatttttgtcaaaaaaaaaaatcaaaccaaaAGATCAGATGTGTTCAAAAAATCGTGTCTAAGTCGTATTCTCATTCACTGGAACAGAAGCTCATCTAACAATGAACATTATAAATTCTAACAAAAAGCTTGTGCACACAAATCATCAATTATGAGAATCAAGAAAGATATACATGTTCATCAATTACAAGCAGCCTTATCTAGGAGCTCACAGACTAGTGACTACCtcacaagcttttttttttgagttctaTCTTTCATACCTATCTGTTATCATGTCTTCaccctaattaaaaaaaaaagacttttgAGTTATAAGTAACCACATGAAAAGCTAGATGTCTTATGACAAGTTGCAATACCTACTAAAATCTTGTgtcattatttttctaaaaaatctaGTTGTCCTTGTCCATAGTATTCAATGTTAAATTGGAAATTTTGATAGAAAAACTAGTCGTTGTTCTAAAATCCCATGCTAAAGAATGGTTGCTGATCTGATTAAAATTATGCGATTTTCGAACGAGTAGCTAAGTTTTTTTTATCTGCCGTTTCAAATCAttgtgacttttttttttttgttgtagtgCGCTGAAATCACATCGGGCTATAAGCAATTGCTTGGAGACATGGCCGGTCGCTGATGCCATGGATTATATGTTATTTTTTAGTTAGTGGGTTGATCTGGCAGATAAGATTTCAGGAAATTGCGAATTTCAGCCACATCAATGAATCAATGAATGTAAGTGTTATAAAGTGATGTTTGTTAAAGTAATTAATCGTTCTTGcttgtttattttttctttccaatttCAATTCACACGTGCATGCACGTGTCGCAAACAACTGATATTTAATACTCTGAGATGCGGTCGGCAGGCCTTGCGTCTTGAAGAGAGCGAAGACCAGCGTCTGAGTGTGGTGAGAGACAAAGGTCTTCTGGTATCTTGGTATCAGGATCTTTAGGAGATGCCCAATTCCCGGTTCCACCGGAGCTGGTTTCTCCGCCCGAgccccgcgtccggccgacttCTCCCTTGATTCGAATCCTATTAAGACCAGAGGAGGGGGCACTTCTTCCTTTCTGACcaagagaaggagaagcagaagaagaaggaaggaaggatgGGCGAGATAGCGAAGAAGGGATGGGAACAGTACATGCGGCAGCTCCAACTCCACCCTTTGCGGACCAAGGTATTTCCTTTCCCTCTGCTACCCCTTCTTTTCCGTCTACTGAGTAATGGTTGCGCTGTGATTCTTTTGCTCTGCCGACAGGCCATCACTGCCGGGGTATTGGCGGGGGTCAGCGATTCCGTGGCGCAGAAGCTCTCGGGCATTCAGAGGCTTCAATTGAGACGACTTCTTCTTAAAGTGGTATActtttctgcttttttttttttcttttttcatgttAATTTGTAGGTAGTGATTGAGCTGGCAAAGATTCTGATGTGATGTTGTTGCTAGTGAATTTTGTTCGGGAAGGTGGTGCCTTTCTCTGAAGCGTAATAAGAAACCAGGTAGTTGGCTACGTGTTGGAATTCCAGTTTGCTGAAGCCGAGGTGAAattagtttgatttattgactTAAGGGTCCGAGACATGGGTGCATAGGCATCTTACTTTTTTATACTTGATCTTCGACTGTAATTATACCTATTGTTCGCTTGTGATGGAATAAATAACCCTCTGAAAATGTCATTCAGTCGGGCGATTCGATGTGAAGATGGATTTCCTTGACATTGGTGGCACAGAATAAACTTTGACAAGATTGAGATGATCAAATGTGAAAGGAAAATTGGTGGTTATTGTTACTGCTAGAATCTGGGTTTAAGTCGGTCTCTACCCGAGGTGTGTTGAGATCGGCTAGAACCGAGGTTTGCCGAGGTCGGTTGAAACCGAGGAGGAAGGCGGGATTGACCTGCAAAGAAGTCTACTTGCCGGAAGGTTTTCTGTGGGGAcccttcgatgcttaagttagtaaAAATCTAGAGAAACAATGGgagaaacagagagagagagagagagagagagagagagagagagagagagagagagagagagagagagagagagagagagagagagagagagagcgtggAAAAGTGCTCTAGGGACAGAGGAAACTTAAGAATACTTACTTGAGGGTCTTCTAGTCATCCCTATATATAGGATGAGAGCGGTGTCTGTTACCTGATTTATCAGAAAGTGTCATAACCACACGATAATGGTTAAATATGCATTAACCGCATGATAATGATTTTCCACAATTAACATGCAGTGATAATCATATTGATCGTGTCTTTACTACTGTACTAGTGTAACGGTTGCTAAGACTATTATTGCAACTTATTTAATGACCTTTGGCAATACTTCGAGACAGAACTAACCAGAATGTCATGTCGGCCAATACCAAGGTCATTCACTTTGGTTAAAGCCGAGGTCAAAGAGGTTGGAACAACCCGAGGTCAGGATGACCAATATTCTCTCCATCGGTTATAATATGAGAGAGTTGACATAGTTTATATGTTATAACAATCATCATCCAAATAATTGTGAAATTGGGAGTCGGGCATTTCTTTTTTGTCTAATACATATAGTAGACAACCATTTTGTTATATACTCACCTGGAGTAGTACATCAGTGAAATAGAAAACTATCCAGCACTTTGCTAGCATACATTGTGAATCATACCTTACCTACATGGGCACTCTGTGAGCATATACTCTTGTTGCCCTGCcatgtataattttttttttatgtatgtGCACAAGCTGGTACTTCATGACAGAATGCTAACAAGTTATATAGTTGAATCTCTTAAGCTACATGATTTTGATTACTTGTACTGGTTATATATTGTCGCCCTCAATGTCATATTCTAAATAATACATGTCTTTCATTTACAGCCTCTTGAGAGATATTATTGCATTTCATTATAAGTCCTTGAAGATGTTTTATGTTTTAATACTCATAGGTATGATCTCATGCTTACATATATGCTGATACATGTAAAAGATATGCATTCAGTATTCATTTGCATCAAAAGAACATGCTCATGCATGTATTGGAAGTTATTAATTAGTTTCAGTTTCATATGCTGACATGATGACGTTCAGCTCTTTGGATTCGCCTATGGTGGACCATTTGGGCACTTCCTTCATAAGCTGTTGGATATCATTTtcaaggggaagaaagataAGAAGACTGTAGCCAAGAAGGTAAAGTAATATTCATCCTTAATTACTTGCTCTCTGAAAGGTGATATAGTAAGGTTCACTAAAATCAGTGAGAAAAGATATAAGAAAGCTGGTGTCTCTTCATGAGAAAGTAAATATGACAGTTCACAAGGGGAGGATTCGTAAACACACACCAATCAATACAAACAAAGCACCTCATATGACAGCAACTAATTCTCCTTAGATGTGGACGTCTCAATGGCAATATAGTGGGCCGTTCCTGGAACAAAGTATCAAGCTGATCAAGTTACTTGCTCACACATTCTAGTGATGTACTTTTTCAGGTCCTGTTGGAGCAGATGACATCTTCTCCTTGGAACAATTTGCTGTTCCTGCTATATTATGGATTAATTGTTGAGCGTAAGTTCCATTCTCTGACAATTCAATGGCATCTTAAGGTCTTTGCATCTTCTCTttacctcccccccccccaaccaccaccaaaaacaaaaacaaaaaagaaggtATTTGAATTACTTGGTACTTGTTTGAAGTTACTGACTGTGCAACATGCTTGACATGGATGCATGTGACATCGTACAAAGAAACTTTTCTATCCACCTATATTTCGTGCTTCAAGGTAGATATCTTTATTCCAGTTTCTGCAAATAAGGTGACTTGTGCCACAGGACCGTTTAGTCTTATACCTATTATCACAATGTTGAATTCTATCAGCTATTgtgatatattatattttcatCAATCTGTTACGCAGTAATCTTGTCAAGTTTCATATATTGGCATCATTTTGGTACGAAGGCTATTTTTTTGGTATAAAGGCTTAAAGGAATACTAGTTTCATAATTATCTATCTCCATTCTCTTGCACGTACTAAATAATACTTGCTTGCTCTTATCTAACTTGGAAATTACTTGAACAATACTCTTCTGACTTCCAACCATGAATTAACTTATCAGTTATGccttaaagaaaacatatcaAAATTCTGGTTTTAGTTAACTTAATTATGGTTTATGTCTATGATAAGCACATGAAGCATGCTATAAGAGAACACACATTATTATAGCCACAGCCGTAGCATGGCACTTTTAGAATTGGCTAGGAGGTCTATAGCTTTATTGGTTTTCTGCCAATTATGCATGACTTTGAAGATGTTCAAGGAACAAAGCAACACCTAGGTGTGACTCAAACTTTTGCAGAAATCCTACTGGTCATCCGTTCAAATGACTGCAAATCAGTGTCAGATTCCATAAACAGCTTCTTACTAGGCTGCATCACTACGCCAAAAAAGTAAATTTCCGACtcttatttgccgacgcttattccaagcgtcggcaaaaaatttTTCCCCGTcgacatttgccgacgctttttaaaagcgtcggctaatGACGACGCTTTTTAACAGCGTCGGCTAATGACGATAAGTTAAAATGTAATTGACGAcgcttttaacgacgctttttagcgttgttaaataacgacgcttttaagcgtcgttaaaagcgtcgtcggaagccaaaaaaccacctcattttagtcccacatcggcggatctgaaaaaaaaagaactgttTATATAGCCAAACCCAACCATTCTGCATGGATGGAATGAAGGTATCGATCGGGGAGGTTGTTTATATTTCTCTTTGTGTTCCATCAACACCATGGAATGGAGGAGAAGATGCAGACCGCTAATGGTAATTTTTTTGGCAAATggtaattagcgacgctttaaagcgtcggtaaagagcgacgctttaaagcgtcggaaaaaagcgacgcttaaaagcgtcgctaaattgtAATTAGTGACGCTtttgaaagcgtcggaaaattttttttccactgtagcataggcgacgctttaccgacgctttgtaAAGTGTCGGGATGGtttctaccgacgcttaaaagcgtcgctaatagccaaaaaaagcgtcgctaatgtccAAGTTTCTTGTAGTGCATGCACCCTGCCGTGCTTGATGACTTGGCTTTTAATTGAGGTTGTGGATTCAGATGTGCAAATTTTTAATCATGTTGAATAATTATTAACCTTGTTTTTTATAGATGAGCTACCATAGCTAGCAGCCTAGCACAATTTCTAGTATGAGCTGCTCATTCGGTTCTGCTCAGCCAGCTCTGAGCAAGTAATAGTTGGGTGCATATGAACTTCATGCTAGAACAATCCAAAAACTCTCACCATGCATCTTCTGCCTTCTCACTGCATATCAAAGATCCTTATCAATTCCCGGCATAATAATGTTATTCTGTAAAACCCTATTCTCCGATACTGGCAATCGCGTTCACTGAAGACAAGTCTTATAACAGCACAAGCTCGACAATCCAAACTAGCAAAGACACAGATCTTGGTTttcatttattattaaatatatccAGCACTTCATGTTGATGATAATAGAAAGATAGCACTAAAGAATCAGAACAATTTCTGGCAGCATTATGCAGGACCATCCTCCTTGGATTATGAGCATCTCTAATCTTGCATCTCTGGAAAGAATGCATGTCAGGAAATCACTGCTCATTAGCTCTTATCATGCCGAGTTCGTAATTGTCAATAGAGAAGACAACTTCATATGTTCGTTGAACTTATATAACTTTATCTGTTGAAGAATGGAAAAgggaaaagagagaaataatgaAATCATCAGATCACTTGTGTGCAAGAAGTGTTATAATAGATGTATCTAATCTCAGGATCTATTCACTTATTCCATCAACTAATACAAATTCTTGTGATGTAGGGAGACCTTGGCCACAGGTTAAGGATAAAGTTAAGAAGGATTATCCCTCAGTGCAGCTGACTTCATGGATGGTATGTAAAATCTACAAGGGTCTTACCTCATGGTGATTTCCGAGCATCCTGCCTGAATAACTATTTTGACATACCATGCAGTTCTGGCCCGTAGTAGGATGGataaatcatcaatatatgCCGCTGCAACTTCGTGTTGTATTTCATAGCTTTGTTGCCTGTTGCTGGTATGATTTTGACGTTAATTTGGACTAGTTTCATTTGTTTATTTGATAGATTGGTAAATCCGAGCGTCTTTTGGTGTTTGCTGCAGGGGAATATTTCTAAACCTTAGAGCCAGAACAATGGCCTTGAGTAAGTAATGGAAGAGTTTCTGGCTCGGGGAGCTGGCCCGACGGTGT
It includes:
- the LOC103702066 gene encoding peroxisomal membrane protein PMP22-like — its product is MGEIAKKGWEQYMRQLQLHPLRTKAITAGVLAGVSDSVAQKLSGIQRLQLRRLLLKVLFGFAYGGPFGHFLHKLLDIIFKGKKDKKTVAKKVLLEQMTSSPWNNLLFLLYYGLIVERRPWPQVKDKVKKDYPSVQLTSWMFWPVVGWINHQYMPLQLRVVFHSFVACCWGIFLNLRARTMALSK